The following are encoded together in the Mycolicibacterium arabiense genome:
- a CDS encoding SDR family NAD(P)-dependent oxidoreductase, with product MNVFGFGSPKRTVGADAVITGAGSGIGAAFALELARRGGRVVCSDLDENTAAATAKAIVDAGGSATSVRCDVAQIDDVTALAARATEWFDGAPTLVINNAGVGAGGTAIGEATLDDWNWVLGINLWGPIHGCHVFAPILRAAEPRRPRGIINVASAAAFGAAPGMAAYNVSKAGVLSLSETLAAELSGTGIGVTALCPTFVKTGIVESGRITAQSTQLADRLMRLTGFSPERVARTCLDTHDRGGLYCMPQPDARIGWGIKRFTPTVYTRAVGLTTRVTTS from the coding sequence ATGAACGTCTTCGGGTTCGGAAGCCCCAAGCGGACCGTCGGAGCCGACGCCGTCATCACCGGTGCGGGCAGCGGCATCGGCGCCGCCTTCGCCCTCGAGTTGGCCCGCCGCGGCGGCCGCGTGGTCTGCAGCGACCTCGACGAGAACACCGCAGCCGCAACGGCCAAGGCCATCGTCGACGCCGGCGGCTCGGCCACCTCCGTGCGATGCGACGTGGCCCAGATCGACGACGTCACCGCGCTCGCCGCTCGTGCGACGGAGTGGTTCGACGGGGCTCCCACGCTCGTCATCAACAACGCAGGCGTCGGCGCGGGCGGCACCGCCATCGGCGAGGCGACCCTCGACGACTGGAATTGGGTGCTGGGCATCAACCTGTGGGGACCGATCCACGGTTGCCACGTCTTCGCGCCGATCCTGCGTGCCGCCGAACCCCGGCGGCCGCGGGGCATCATCAACGTCGCCTCCGCAGCGGCGTTCGGCGCCGCCCCCGGCATGGCCGCCTACAACGTGAGCAAGGCCGGCGTCCTGTCGCTGTCGGAGACCCTGGCCGCCGAACTGTCCGGCACCGGCATCGGGGTCACCGCGCTGTGCCCGACGTTCGTCAAGACCGGCATCGTCGAATCCGGCCGTATCACAGCGCAATCCACTCAGCTCGCCGACCGGTTGATGCGCCTGACCGGCTTCAGTCCCGAGCGGGTCGCCCGTACGTGCCTGGACACTCACGACCGCGGCGGCCTCTACTGCATGCCGCAGCCCGACGCCAGGATCGGCTGGGGCATCAAGCGATTCACCCCGACGGTGTACACCCGCGCCGTCGGTCTGACCACCCGCGTGACGACTTCCTAG
- a CDS encoding ferritin-like domain-containing protein has product MAIDMDMMLAKIKDRQWALADIDWDAPGAETISDEFRPKLKAFMADLCWIENVGARGFAALAKKAPTPTLAEIYRYFHAEEQRHANAELALMKRWGMLDDGEMPEPNVNIRLAIQWLDRYADDMSLSVLGTVIPMLEVALDGALLKFLLDEVHDPVCHQVFEKINNDESRHIAVDFEVLNLIGHAKARKLAVDFVGSFATPGLIIGMIMYVPLLNRMRNNIVDMGLEPERLYKAMMRFKDLGGRAEYTWRVPTYQMLKLHARMVVKPDNPYHWIANPMVWASDRYPKKLLSPIPTWFKELTHEPAA; this is encoded by the coding sequence ATGGCTATCGACATGGACATGATGCTGGCGAAGATCAAGGACCGGCAGTGGGCGCTGGCCGACATCGACTGGGACGCACCCGGCGCCGAGACCATCAGCGACGAGTTCCGGCCCAAGCTCAAGGCCTTCATGGCCGACCTTTGCTGGATCGAGAACGTCGGTGCCCGCGGCTTCGCGGCACTCGCCAAGAAGGCACCGACGCCGACCCTGGCCGAGATCTACCGCTACTTCCACGCCGAGGAGCAGCGGCACGCGAACGCCGAACTCGCGCTGATGAAGCGCTGGGGCATGCTGGACGACGGCGAGATGCCGGAGCCGAACGTCAACATCCGACTGGCCATCCAGTGGCTGGACCGCTACGCCGACGACATGTCACTGTCCGTGCTCGGCACCGTCATCCCGATGCTGGAGGTGGCGCTCGACGGCGCGCTGCTCAAGTTCCTGCTCGACGAGGTCCACGACCCCGTCTGTCACCAGGTGTTCGAGAAGATCAACAACGACGAATCCCGCCACATCGCCGTGGACTTCGAGGTGCTCAACCTCATCGGCCACGCGAAGGCGCGCAAGCTCGCCGTCGACTTCGTCGGCAGCTTCGCCACTCCCGGCCTGATCATCGGGATGATCATGTACGTACCGCTGCTCAACCGGATGCGGAACAACATCGTCGACATGGGCCTGGAACCCGAACGCCTGTACAAGGCCATGATGAGGTTCAAGGACCTCGGTGGACGCGCCGAATACACCTGGCGCGTACCGACATACCAGATGCTCAAGCTCCACGCCCGCATGGTGGTCAAGCCCGACAACCCCTACCACTGGATCGCCAACCCCATGGTGTGGGCATCGGACCGCTACCCCAAGAAGCTCTTGAGCCCCATCCCGACCTGGTTCAAGGAACTCACCCACGAGCCGGCGGCCTGA
- a CDS encoding flavin-containing monooxygenase — protein sequence MAARGTTGIHDTLIVGSGFSGIGAAIKLTQAGVDDLVIVEREHRVGGTWRDNTYPGAACDIPSLLYSFSFVPNPTWSRAYSPAEEIQRHIEDMVDRFDLRRRIHFGVEVNGLDFDEDLGIWDVRTTGGETYRARTVVLASGPLPDHDWPDIRGLGTYEGTKIHSARWDHDYDFTGKRVAVIGTGASAVQIVPELVKQAGFVKVFQRTPGWVMPRMDLATPPAAQRVFEKVPAVQRIARGALYWGHEASATALVWNSPLTNVVKRISKAHLKRQVQDPWLRRQLTPDFTPGCKRILISNDYYPALQRDNCKLIDWPIATISPVGIRTSDGIEHHLDAIVFATGYDVHLTGPPYPVTGRGGRTMAQDWAGGAQAYKSINAHGYPNLFLMTGPNSGPGHNSLLVFVEGQIDYAVAGITKILRDDLRYLDVREDVQRTHNEVIQRRLTKTTWMSGCSSWYLTPDGFNASMYPGFATQYLRQMRDFRFGDYDAVPRDAASPAPGDVRARRSGGAVMSSA from the coding sequence GTGGCGGCACGGGGCACCACCGGCATCCACGACACGCTCATCGTCGGCAGCGGCTTCTCCGGCATCGGCGCGGCGATCAAGCTGACCCAGGCGGGCGTCGACGACCTCGTCATCGTCGAGCGCGAGCATCGCGTGGGCGGCACCTGGCGCGACAACACCTATCCCGGTGCGGCGTGCGACATCCCGTCGCTGCTGTACTCGTTCTCGTTCGTCCCCAACCCGACGTGGTCACGGGCCTACTCCCCCGCCGAGGAGATCCAACGGCACATCGAGGACATGGTCGACCGGTTCGACCTCCGGCGCCGCATCCACTTCGGCGTCGAGGTGAACGGCCTCGACTTCGACGAGGACCTCGGCATCTGGGACGTCCGGACCACCGGCGGCGAGACCTACCGGGCGCGCACCGTCGTGCTGGCATCCGGTCCGCTGCCCGACCACGACTGGCCCGACATCCGCGGGCTCGGCACCTATGAGGGCACCAAGATCCACAGCGCCCGCTGGGACCACGACTACGACTTCACCGGCAAGCGGGTCGCCGTGATCGGCACCGGCGCAAGCGCGGTTCAGATCGTGCCCGAGCTGGTGAAGCAGGCCGGCTTCGTCAAGGTCTTCCAACGCACCCCGGGCTGGGTGATGCCGCGCATGGACCTCGCGACGCCCCCTGCGGCGCAACGCGTCTTCGAGAAGGTGCCTGCCGTGCAACGCATTGCGAGGGGTGCGCTGTACTGGGGGCACGAGGCCAGCGCGACCGCACTGGTGTGGAACTCACCGCTGACCAATGTGGTCAAGCGAATCAGCAAGGCGCACCTGAAACGACAGGTCCAGGACCCGTGGCTGCGTCGGCAGCTCACGCCCGACTTCACCCCAGGGTGCAAGCGCATCCTGATCTCCAACGACTACTACCCCGCGCTGCAACGCGACAACTGCAAGCTGATCGACTGGCCGATCGCCACGATCAGCCCCGTCGGCATCCGCACCAGCGACGGCATCGAGCACCACCTCGACGCCATCGTCTTCGCCACCGGGTACGACGTCCACCTCACCGGCCCGCCGTACCCGGTGACCGGCCGCGGCGGCCGCACCATGGCGCAGGACTGGGCGGGCGGTGCGCAGGCCTACAAGAGCATCAACGCCCACGGCTACCCGAACCTGTTCCTCATGACCGGCCCGAACTCCGGGCCCGGCCACAATTCGCTGCTGGTGTTCGTCGAGGGACAGATCGACTACGCCGTTGCCGGCATCACCAAGATCCTGCGCGACGACCTGCGCTACCTCGACGTCCGGGAGGACGTTCAGCGCACGCACAACGAGGTCATCCAGCGGCGATTGACGAAGACGACGTGGATGAGCGGGTGCAGCAGCTGGTATCTGACACCCGACGGGTTCAACGCCTCGATGTACCCCGGGTTCGCCACACAGTATCTTCGACAGATGCGTGACTTCCGGTTCGGCGACTACGACGCGGTGCCGCGGGACGCGGCGAGTCCCGCACCCGGCGACGTGCGCGCCCGCCGATCCGGTGGAGCAGTCATGTCATCTGCCTGA
- a CDS encoding MerR family transcriptional regulator, giving the protein MSGKQPRQQAGAISNILNGLRRAPRQIRRGSRDVIENAVSQLFDAAVQPHGIEASGEYRIEELARLAGTTTRNIRVYRDRGLLHPPLRVGRIALFNDTHLTRLRLITSMLDRGYNIAHVHEMLSAWEQGKDLGDMLGLESAIAGTWATERPERMTEDDARSLVDDDPAFERMLGNGVIKRDAEHDGQVTVVRPQLIEIFNEIKQYGVATDKLVDLHEQIEPLADQISALLVQAGVEHVVDRIKPGAELPPDTEVAELITMLVRFRTQAVSAVTATLAFSIETTIESAVSQILGDYIAKAADAEAD; this is encoded by the coding sequence GTGTCCGGCAAGCAGCCGCGGCAGCAGGCGGGCGCCATCTCGAACATCCTCAACGGGCTTCGACGGGCGCCGCGCCAAATCCGGCGCGGGTCACGCGACGTCATCGAGAACGCGGTGTCCCAACTGTTCGATGCGGCGGTCCAGCCGCACGGCATCGAGGCGTCCGGCGAGTACCGCATCGAGGAGCTGGCGCGGCTGGCGGGCACCACCACGCGCAACATCCGGGTGTATCGCGACCGTGGGCTGCTGCACCCGCCACTGCGCGTCGGCCGCATCGCGCTGTTCAACGACACTCACCTGACCCGGCTGCGGCTCATCACGTCGATGCTCGACCGCGGCTACAACATCGCCCACGTGCACGAGATGCTGTCGGCCTGGGAGCAGGGCAAGGACCTCGGCGACATGCTGGGCCTCGAATCCGCCATCGCGGGCACCTGGGCCACCGAACGGCCCGAGCGCATGACCGAGGACGACGCCCGCAGCCTGGTCGACGACGACCCGGCATTCGAGCGGATGCTCGGCAACGGCGTCATCAAGCGCGACGCCGAGCACGACGGCCAGGTCACGGTGGTGCGGCCGCAGCTGATCGAGATCTTCAACGAGATCAAGCAGTACGGCGTCGCCACCGACAAGCTCGTCGACCTGCACGAGCAGATCGAGCCCCTGGCCGACCAGATCAGCGCCCTGCTGGTGCAGGCGGGCGTCGAGCACGTCGTCGACCGCATCAAGCCCGGCGCCGAGCTACCGCCGGATACCGAAGTGGCGGAACTGATCACGATGCTGGTGCGATTCCGCACCCAGGCCGTCAGTGCGGTCACCGCCACGCTGGCGTTCTCGATCGAGACGACGATCGAATCGGCCGTCAGCCAGATCCTCGGCGACTACATCGCCAAGGCGGCCGACGCCGAAGCCGACTAG
- the guaA gene encoding glutamine-hydrolyzing GMP synthase → METVPDPDVPSSPRPVLVVDFGAQYAQLIARRVREARVYSEVIPHSATIDEIKARDPQAIVLSGGPASVYAEGAPQLDPAVFDIGVPVFGICYGFQAMAQALGGTVAHTGTSEYGRTELSVAGGSLHSDLPETQPVWMSHGDAVTEAPEGFDVVATSAGAPVAAFENRARRLAGVQYHPEVLHTPHGQQILSRFLHEFAGIGATWTAANIADALVEQVRAQVGDGRAICGLSGGVDSAVAAALVQRAIGDRLTCVFVDHGLLRAGERGQVQRDFVASTGANLVTVDVADRFLEALTGVTNPEGKRKIIGREFIRAFEGAVRDIVSDGHGEVDFLVQGTLYPDVVESGGGSGTANIKSHHNVGGLPDDLKFRLVEPLRLLFKDEVRAVGRELGLPEDIVGRQPFPGPGLGIRIVGEVTASRLETLRRADAIAREELTAAGLDGQIWQCPVVLLADVRSVGVQGDGRTYGHPIVLRPVSSEDAMTADWTRVPYEVLERISTRITNEVREVNRVVLDVTSKPPGTIEWE, encoded by the coding sequence GTGGAAACGGTTCCGGACCCTGATGTTCCTTCATCGCCACGGCCCGTTCTGGTGGTCGACTTCGGTGCGCAGTACGCGCAACTGATCGCACGGCGGGTCCGCGAGGCGCGGGTGTACTCCGAGGTGATCCCGCACAGCGCGACCATCGACGAGATCAAGGCCCGCGACCCGCAGGCGATCGTGCTCTCCGGCGGCCCGGCGAGCGTGTATGCCGAGGGCGCACCGCAACTCGACCCGGCCGTGTTCGACATCGGCGTCCCGGTGTTCGGCATCTGCTACGGCTTCCAGGCCATGGCGCAGGCGCTGGGCGGGACCGTCGCCCACACCGGCACCAGCGAGTACGGCCGCACCGAGCTGTCGGTGGCCGGCGGCTCGCTGCACTCCGATCTGCCTGAGACGCAACCGGTGTGGATGAGCCATGGCGACGCGGTGACCGAGGCGCCCGAGGGGTTCGACGTCGTCGCGACCAGCGCCGGTGCGCCGGTGGCGGCGTTCGAGAACCGTGCCCGTCGGCTCGCCGGGGTGCAGTACCACCCCGAGGTCCTGCACACGCCGCACGGCCAGCAGATCCTCAGCCGCTTCCTGCACGAGTTCGCGGGCATCGGCGCGACGTGGACCGCGGCCAACATCGCCGACGCCCTCGTGGAGCAGGTGCGCGCCCAGGTCGGCGACGGGCGGGCCATCTGCGGTCTGTCCGGCGGCGTCGACTCGGCGGTGGCCGCAGCGCTGGTGCAGCGTGCCATCGGTGACCGGTTGACGTGCGTGTTCGTCGACCACGGTCTGCTGCGGGCAGGTGAACGCGGCCAGGTGCAGCGCGACTTCGTCGCATCGACCGGTGCGAACCTGGTGACGGTGGACGTGGCCGACCGGTTCCTCGAGGCGCTCACCGGCGTCACCAACCCCGAGGGCAAGCGCAAGATCATCGGCCGGGAGTTCATCCGCGCGTTCGAGGGCGCGGTGCGTGACATCGTGTCCGACGGTCATGGCGAGGTCGACTTCCTGGTGCAGGGCACGCTCTACCCCGACGTCGTCGAGTCCGGCGGCGGCTCCGGCACCGCCAACATCAAGAGCCACCACAACGTCGGCGGGCTGCCCGACGACCTCAAGTTCCGGCTAGTGGAGCCGCTGCGCTTGCTGTTCAAGGACGAGGTCCGTGCCGTCGGCCGCGAACTCGGGCTACCCGAGGACATCGTTGGGCGACAGCCGTTTCCGGGTCCCGGCCTCGGCATCCGCATCGTCGGCGAGGTCACCGCGTCGCGGCTCGAGACGCTGCGCCGCGCCGACGCGATCGCGCGCGAAGAGCTGACCGCGGCGGGCCTCGACGGGCAGATCTGGCAGTGCCCGGTGGTTCTCCTGGCCGACGTCCGGTCGGTCGGCGTGCAGGGTGACGGCCGCACCTACGGGCATCCGATCGTGCTGCGCCCGGTGTCGAGCGAGGACGCGATGACTGCGGACTGGACGCGGGTGCCCTACGAAGTGCTGGAACGCATCTCGACGCGCATCACCAACGAGGTGCGCGAGGTCAACCGCGTGGTGCTGGACGTGACGAGCAAGCCGCCCGGCACGATCGAGTGGGAGTAA